GTGCTCGGGGCCTTCACGATTGGCCACGCAGAAGCGGCTGGAATTCCGACGCCGTGGCTCCATCGGGACAGGAATCTTATCCGAGATCCAAGCGGAAATAAGGTGATTCTCCGTGGGGTAAACATCCCCGACGTGAGCCGTCTGAACGCGGACAACTACTACTCCTACACAGCTGCGGAGTATATCGATTGGGCCACGAACGGGAACGCTCCCCCTGGGACCGACGATCCGAACGGCTGGTACGCTCGGGTGATTCGGTTGCCTGCACAACCAGTCGATATCGGTGGCCACTCGCCCGGCGCGGCGCCTCCCGCACCGGCGTTCACCCAGAGTCAACTCGATAGCTACGTGACGAATCATCTTCGCCCCGCAGTTGACCACTGCCGTGATCGGGGTGTCTACTGCATCGTCGATTATCACCGTCACCGCGGCCAGTACGACGAGAATCTCTGGTTCACGAGCGACGCTATCGACAATGAGGTCCAACTGTTCTGGAACACTGTTGCTCCCGAGTTCGCCAACGACTCGCACGTCCTATTCGAGGTGTACAACGAGCCGACCGAGCCGTATCCCGACGACGTGGACCCGGCCTCGGATTCGCAGGCGGCGCTGGACGCGTGGAATCAGTGGAAGCAGAACGCTCAGCCGTGGGTCGATACGATCCGCCAGCACGCGCCACAGAACCTCGTACTCATCGGATCGCCACGGTGGTCCCAGTGGACCGCTCAAGCCCCTCGAAACGAGTTCGATGGAGATAATCTCGCGTATACAGGCCACGTGTACGGCCAAGACAATCTCAAGCCGTTCGCTGACTCGTTCGGCGCACCGTCCCAAGACGTGCCCGTCTTCCTGACTGAATGGGGATACAAGACCGGTCGAGCACCCTACTTGTCTGGTACAACGGCTGTGGAGGGCCAGATGTTTCTGGATCTCTTCGACAACTACCCGATCCATCCCATTCCATGGGCCTTCGACTTCCGGTGGGTGCCCCAGTTCTTCAACAGGCAGACGCGCGACGATTGGGAACTGCTCCGCAACAACGAGACCCACGGTGGACTCGTGAAGGATCTGCTCTATGAGAACCGAAACAACGATCTCCCGACCGATGGAGGGAGCGCTTGACACCCTCCGACCGATGGACGTAGAATACAGACAATGACAGAAGACACACACGATACCGGCTCGACAGAGGACCGAGAGACGAACAGCGCTACCAGTAAACAGCGATCGAGCAATCGATTTGTCGACGTATTCGGTGGTGCTTCACGCCGGGATTTCCTGAAGGCGGGTGCCGCCATCGGGGTCGGCAGTCTCGCACTCGGTTTCGGAAGTTCGGCGATGGCCGCGAAAGTCGAGGAAAAGTGCAACACTGATTACGGCAAGATCGACGTCGGGAACGGGTTCACGCTGATGGACAACCAGTGGGGGATGGCAGGTGCCGATCAGTGTATCTGGCTCAACGACGACGGAAGCTATGGGTACGACTTCGACGCATCGAACGCAGGCGGCGGGATCAACTATCCAGAGGTGTTCATCGGAACGCGACCGTGGGGTGACGACACGGGCGTCGCCGAGTTCCCTCTCCAGCGCCAAGACGTTGATGAGTTTGTGATGGAGGTTGATGCCGACAGCAATATCTCTGGCGGCGAGTGGGACTGGGCCGAAGAGTGGTGGTTGATGGAACAGCCCCCTGACCAGCAGACCGAAACACACCAGTACGAGATCATGCTGTTGCTCGATTGGGGTGGTGGCCACGATCACGGAGGTGTGCAGGTTCCCGGTGCCTGGACCGACCGCTTTGGCAACACGGTTGATCTCTGGACCGTCTATAACTCCGGTGGAACGAGCGCCAAGTTCTACATCTTCCGGATTCAGGGTGGTCACGATGGCGGCAAGATCGACATGGCAGAGATCATCGAGTATCTCAGTACGAACGAGGGAATCCGAGGCGACCTGTGGCTTTCGGGTATCGAACTCGGAAACGAGTACTGGAGTGGTGCCGTGGGACAGACCACCTACAACACGTTCAATGTCACTATCAACGGCTCGACGTACACGAGCGGGAGCAGCGACGGAGCCGAGACGCCAACAGCAACACCGACAGACACACCCACCGACACACCAACTGACACGCCGGGTGGCGGGCTAGTGATCAACGACTACGACGGCTCACCCGCGTGGTCGTCGAACACGAACGATCTGGGCCAGTGGTGTGGCGGCGGCTCGTTCCAGAACGGCGGTGGGGCAGTCTCTGGGGACGCCCTCGTTCTCGAGTACAACAACGGCGGGTGGATGCAAGAACAGATCAACCAGGACATCAGCGATTACACGACGCTCGTTCTCACCGTGAAAGGCGCATCTGGCGGCGAGGAAAGCGGCATTCAGTTCGAGATGGGCGGCGTGAGCACGTCACTTGCTGCGGTGACAAGCGACAGCATCGGCACGAGTTACTCTGATCTCACCGTCGATCTGGAGTCGGCGGGCGTCGATCGCTCTGCCTCCTCGCTGTCGCTGCGACTGAACTTCTGGGGAGCCGGAAGCAGCACTCTCTCCATCCAAGAACTCAGACTCGAATAGCCAAGTAACCACACGTCCAACAGAACAATGACACCAGACGATACATTCAAGCAGCAATCGAACGACAACATCAGAAGCGAAGACGAATCGTTCGGTACTGTTCATTCGAAATCGACTCGTGACAGTACCGCAGTTCGTTCGAGTTTGTCGTTCAGACGTCGGACTGTTTTACGAGCAGTGGGTGGCGGTATGGCACTCGGGCTTTTCGGCAGCAGTCCGACGAGCGGGGCAGCGGCCTCGTTCGGTGATGGGGTCAATCTCCAGCCCTCGTATTTCTGTCGCGGTGACCAGAATTTGGGCTGGGGTCTCATGAACCAGTATCCGGATATCCAGACGGTACGGATCGAAATTGAGCCGTTCTCGTTCAACGAGATCAGCACGACGAGAGACGACGCAAAGCGATGGATCGACGAGGCCAACAGTCACGGATACGAAGTGATCGCAAGCTACCATCACTATCCGGATAACGGCTCGTCCAACGCGTCTGCACTGCAGACCGCGGCCGACTGGTGGGTCGATCACTATAGCTACCTCTCACAAGACTCGCCGTTCACCATTAATATGATGAACGAGTGGGGTGATCACAGCGTCACGGCTAGCCAGTACGCGTCGGCGTACAACGATGCACTCAGTACAGTTCGGTCGGGGACGAACTACTCCGGTCCAATTGTCTGTGACGCCCCCGGCTGGGGACAGGAGACACACCGACTTGCCGACGCTACATCACAGATCGACGATGACAACATCATTTGCTCGGTACACGTGTACCCGAGCGGATGGAATCAAGAGGTCAACGAGGCGCTACAGCCGTCCCATCTGGATGTGGTGGACGAGACGGGGTATCCCTGTATGGTTGGAGAGTTCGGAAACTGGGCATCGAGTCCCAGTGGGGCCGACTGGTCCGCGATTGTCGACCACGCTAAATCCTTGGGCTGGCCGGTGATCGGATGGGCATGGAACGGTGATGGCTCTGGCGATCCGATGAATATGTCGTCTCCTTACTGGGGCGACGACTGTGGTGCGACCTCGTATTCGGCATCTTCGTACTTCGATGTCGTGTACAACAAGCTCGGTAACGGCGGGAATGGCGGTGATGACACGACGGCTCCGAGCCGACCCCCTAATCTCTCGGTGACGGGCACAACAAGCTCTTCAGTTAGTGTGAGCTGGGACGGGTCCACTGATTCTGGCGGAAGCGGGCTGGCTCATTACGCAGTGTCGGTCGATGGCTTGCAGGACCAGACCGTCTCTGCTGGGACCACTACAGCAACCGTCGACTCACTTGCTGCGGAGACGAGCTACGAGATCGGCGTCTCTGCGGTTGATGGCGCAGGGAACGCATCGAACACGAGTACCGTTACAGCGACAACTTCCACAGGGGATGGTGCAGGAGACGTGCTCGCGGAGGTAGAGCCGAGCACGACGACTGCGACCGTTGGCGAGCGGATCACGTTCCAAGTCGCGGACACTTCCGGCGATGAGCGGTGGATCACAGCTCTTGACTGGACGTTCGGGGACGGCACGACCGCGAGGGGCTGGTGGAACGAACACGCCTACGCGGCCGCAGGCACTTACACGGTCGCGGTGACGGCCACCGCTAACGACGGAGACACGACCACTGACGAGGTGACCATCACTGTCTCCTGATCAGTCTGGAGTCGTTGGTTCCGGTCGTTCGAACCGAACGACTCAGTCTCGAGATTCCATAGCATACCTCGCTCAGAATCAAATCTGAGAACGACCACGCGGGCGAAATCGGCCAACCCAAGACATCGAATCCAAACAGCCGAGTCGGTCTTAGTCCCACTATTTGCATATACAGAAAAGTAATATAATATTCATATCTAGAAATAAAATTTAAGGTTTAGTAAAATAATTGGTTCGTATGGTCAAACGAAGGGCCATACTGAAAAGTAGTATCGCATTCGGAACCCTTGGACTAGCAGGCAAAGTCGTGGGACAGCAGTCGACAGGATCTCTCGAAACGACGCCAGCAGCTGACGATCAGCTGCCGTCGACAATAACGGCAGAGACGACGATTGCCGAGCTGTGTCCTCAGTACAACGACCCATACTATGTCCCGCGTGACTTCCTCGATTACCTTCCGGGACAGAGTTCATCAAGCTCCGTAGCAGGAATGACAGATTCCGAGAAGGCAGAGCGGTTCGACTACAATATCGAGGCAGTTCGGAATAAAGTTGAGGATGGTACGCTCACACTCGGTGAGTTGGGCACGCAAGCCTTGCCATTTGTCCAGACTCTTGCGGCCGCTGATTTCCCGGCTCACGCAACCGTCAAGCTCCTTCCACGGCTTGCGTTGGTTCCCGACGAAACAGAACAACTGTCTCTTCACAATCAACCCCAGAGTGTTTGGGATGAGACTGCGGGTCCCGTCACTGCAAACAACAATCCGGCACAGTTCACGCAGAATCAGTGGCCGACCGATGCCCGCACATACAGTCCCGAGGAGGTCGCTATTCGCGATCGAGTTCACGACCAGCCAATGAACGAGGAGTGGGGAAGTGCTGCTCCGCTTCCAGACGATGTGCTTTACAGCGACACAAACCCCGTTCTCGATGCGGCGAGTCAGAAGGTTCATCCGGTGACTGGTGAGTCTCTCGATGGTGACGGTTTTACCGCCACTGCACCGATGGTAGCTGAGATCAAAATGCACGTTCTCAACGACGGCTACTGGTATCAGTATCTCAAATTCAAGAACGTTAGTTCGATTCCCTACCATCTCGATGGTGCCATTCTCTGGTGGTTAGGACCGTCGGGAATGGGTCGAAACCTAGCAGACGGTCACTACAACAATGTTCAGCGTCCGAATCCATCTCTCGGTCATCCACAACGAGACGTCATTGAGGTCATCCACGACGGTTACGAGGGTCTCTCTGTGTACGCGATTCGACTGGCCTACCACGATCAGCCCTACCACATGCGGACTGCCTACCCAAACCAGTGTTGGTCACTCGAAATTGGTACGCCCGCGTATGCGACGACCGTATCGTATCCGACGCCCGCGGAGCGCCAACAGCTCGTCGATACGATGTTGGATTCACTCCACGTCGAGCTGGAGACGAATATGGATATGAATGATGATCTCTTAGAGGCGGTTGACCTCAAACATCGGGTCCCAAACTAGCTGTGTTCCCAACGCGAAGAACTCGGGACTGTTGTATGCAATCTCAAGCAGACTGTTCGGGCAGGCCACCGTGGCCGCGATCGACGCTGGGAACTGATTGGGAGGATCGCTGGTCTAACTCTCGTGATCACCAACCGGACCGAGGCTGTTTGACAACAGTTCTAACACGAGAGCGTGAGTGTGACCGATCTTGGGAGAGCACTCTTGACCTTCCGTATGCGAACAGACCTGACGGTGATGTATTATACGAACATATATAATATCTTAGTGAAATAAGTCGTTATTCTACAACTACTACCGCGCAAAGTATAGATTCCGACCAATCAACTCGTATAACACTCGATCGACCATAACTGAGTTAGCATTCGACTGTGGAACATCATTTAGTTGGTATAATTAAAATCAGGTATGCTTAACAAAGCGACATATGGTTGTCAACACATCAGAGATCAAATATCCCAATAAAATGCTATTTACCAGCGCAAACCAACGAATCCACTCCATAGAACTTGATGAAATACTCGTTAATAGCACTTCTTTGACTGTTACTAATGTAATACGTGTAAAACACCAACCTTAATATATAGCTACAATTATCAAATAATATACATTTTTGAGAGTGTCTGACAGATGTATCAGCTAATGCCCATTACCTTCTATATCCTGATAGCTCCCATGATATGATTAATAGGTGTTATTTATTGCTCTGCAAGGACACTGCTCACAGAGTAGATAGTATCGTTGCCAGTACATTCACTTTCGCCTCGCTTAGCAGTTCTATATACCGTCTCGGGGCCACGAATGTAGTGGGTCGCTCCTGTCCTACAACTGCAAAACGTTACCATGCCATTAATCGAAACAAACCAAATGAGGAGAGACCGGTGAATCTTCCAGATGTCGTCTCACGAGATGAGTGGCGAGTCGCCCGTGAGGAGTTGCTGGCCAAAGAAAAGGAACTTACCAAAGCACGGGATGAACTGAACACCGCACGCCGTCAGCTTCCGATGGTCGAGATTGAGTCAGATTACGTCTTTGAGGGCACGGCTGGCGAGGCTAGCCTCCTCGATCTATTCGAGGGCCGTCGTCAGCTCATCATTTATCATTTCATGTTCGATCCAAATTGGGATGAGGGCTGTTCAAGCTGCTCGTCCGGAGCTGACGAAGTTTCGGAGGGGCTTCTCGAGCACTTACACTCCCGCGACACGACATTGGCGTATGTTTCCCGCGCGCCGCTAACCAAACTAGAACTATTCAAACAGCGCAAAGGATGGACGTTTCCCTGGTACTCATCGTACGATAGCGACTTCAACTACGACTTTCATGTCACTCTGGATGAGTCCGCTGCTCCTATCGAGTATAACTATCGAACCACATCCGACCACGAGAAAGCAGGGACGTCATACTACGTCGAGGGCGAGCAACCCATCGAACGCCACGGACATAGCTGCTTTTTACGTGATGGCGACAGCGTCTTTCACACCTACTCCACGTACGGCCGTGGTGCCGAAATGGTCGGAGGCTCGTACTACTTCCTTGATCTGACTGCGCTGGGTCGACAGGAAGATTGGGAGAAGCCAGAGGGCCGCGTGAACCGCAAACGACCACCCGACCCAGACCTTTCGACGTAGACTGGATTCATTGTTGTCATCCAGGTTTTCGCGCGGATAGGATGGTTTCTGTGATCGTTCCAACTGCCATTCTCAAAAATAGCAAGTATTCGACATATACTTGTACACAGAATGTGAGATAACACTAAAGACGGCTAACTGTGATTTGGATCTCTAATCGATTCTGGCCCATGAAATCATTTTCATTGCACCATCTACCCAAACTGATTAAATTCGATATAGCGATATACACTGTAGCACTGAGGTGGGACAGAATATAAATGATACACGCCTGATTTATCTCACACAATTACCGTCGAGATTGAGAATGTCTAATCAGTTTGTTGAACGCTACCGGAAACTACTGCCCTTCATGCGTCACTTGAGCGTGGCATCACCATTCGATCTCCTGTCACATACAGATACGAAACGGCCCCCAGTCCTCCGACACCGATCAGCGCACCGACTAAACCAAGACTGGCGTACGAGTCAAGAACAGTGAGCGTTACACTTCCGATCGCCGACCCGAGCGCGATCCCTAAAAACTGTCCTGAGAGCGTAAGTGCCAAGACAACTTCTCGTGACTCTGGTGCGGCCTGAAGCAGGCGGTTCTGTTGGGTCGGAATCAGTGCGAACACTGCGCTTGCGCCAATCATGAGTGCTGCTATTGCACCCACAATCGCTCCGATCGATCCAGCAACCGGAGCCAGCAACCAGAATGGGAAAATGCCGAGAATCACACCGACGAAGATGCCAAGCAGCATTTTCGTTGTATTCCAGTGATCTGATCCATAGCCGCCAACAGTGGCTCCCCCGATGCCCCCGACGCCGAGAAGAAGCTGTAGTAAGCTAACACCAGTGTTGCCGAATCCTGTGATGTTACGCAGCAACGGCCCGATGAATGTGACACCGACAAACACACTTGTGAACGCTGTCGTGATCAATCCAATATTCACGATGACTGCTGGTCGCCTGATAACCTGTAATGCTTGAAGTCCGACAGTTGAGTCTGTAGCCTCAACTGATGGTAAGAACACCCACAATCCGATGAATGCGAGAAGAGCGATGCTACCGACAAAGGCAAAGGTTGCGCGCCACCCACCGTATCCACCAATAAGCGTCCCCAGTGGAAGTCCCACGACGAATGATCCTGCTGAGCCTGCAACGACAAGTCCAATTGCCTGACCTTTCTTTCCGGCTGGTGCGAGCGCGGCGGCGACTGAAACGGCAACAGGAACAAAGATCGCTGCCCCAACAGCAATGATTGCCCGATCGAACACGAGTAATTCGAACGTGGGAAGAATAGCGGCAACTGCGTTTGTAACACCGTATAACAGAACTGTCCCGAGGAGGAGACGTTTCCGAGCGACGGTTCCAGTGAGCGAGACGAGTATCGGTGAACCGACGATGACAACAACAGCGTAGATCGTTACGAGCAAGCCAGCACTTCCTTCCGAGACGCCAAGATCTCCCGCAAGTTCACCGAGCACCCCCGTGAAGACGAGATTACCCGTTCCCATGACGAATGTTCCGAAGGTTAGCACCAACAATCGCTTGTGCGGAGTGGTGTCACTCATCGGTTATCTATCCCCCCGACCACGACTGATCGATTGTTAGTCTATCGTCGGTTATCTCGATAATGAAGAGAGTAGCCGTCGAGAACAGTGTTGATACCAATGCTGTACAGCTTTGAGTTGATAATTTATCCATGACGTACTATCTCCTCGCGCACTACTTTTTATCCACAGGTGGTATAAATTAACTAGCTTATAACTAGTTTAATCGTGGTGGTTTATGATACTCACTCGGTTTCGGAAAATCGTTCAAAGAGTAGAACTGTCGTTTTACGCTTGCGCTCTGAGTCCGATGTTATTTCTCTGAATATTATAATTTTCCGGATCTAAATAATTGCAATATATAGTGTACGAACGAGGATACGGATTCCACGTGTTGGTTAATCAATAGCGAGGGGTCGTTAGCATGATGCGTGCATAGTGACTCCATACCCATATGACTATATTGATGCATTTGGCCGACACCAGCAGGAGGACGAATCCAAGCGCAGAAATGAGGAGTGCGCTGGTGAGTGTTTCAATCTGCCACGCTCCGAGCGCGAATGTCGTTGTGAGACCAACGAGGAGGGAGTCCCAACCGAACAAAAGCTGAAGGGTAATATCAGTACGTGGAATCGGTCCAAACACGACGACAGAAGTACTCTCGTAGTACAGAGGTGCTAGCAAGAAGCTGACTGTCGTCGCCAACAGCGACCCCACCACCCCAAACGCGACACTACCGTACGCGAACTCACTCAGCAGATACACCACCGCCGTCCACGTTTGCAGACGAGTCACAAGCTGCTTCGTTCGGGACCAGAGTCCTCGGGTCTTCTCAGCCGGAGTCGGGTGGATATCGACAGCTAACAACGTCCGAAGGATCATTCGTTCGAACGCTGCCAACGCAACCACCACGACGAGTAATCCGACGAGAATAGGGATCCCAACGAAGATGGATACGAGTGGCAGCCCCAGTAGAAATCCGGTTGTGAGTAGGGTGAAGTAACAGATTCCAAGCGGAAACATAACTACGAGATAACAAAGATTGCGGTACGTCTGCGTTCGTACTAGATCTTTGAGGAGATGGGAGAGCAGCCGAGAAATAGTCTTTGAGTGAGATGAGATTTTAATTGACATTTTGATACTCTACCCGTTCGAAATGTTCTCGTTCAACCGATAGACTGTGTGCATCCTTAATCGATCCGGTTCGACTAAATTGATGTCTGTTTCAAAATCAGGCGTGGTGATGCTGTGATAGTAGTGAGAGACACGGAATTAGTGGTAGCGTGATCAGCTGTGTATGCTAGCATGCAAAAGAGGCGACGCTGATCACGTCGCCATATATAACTATTTCCCAGAACTGCTCCGATAGCGACTCTGCTCCTCTGATTATACTGCGCTCCTTCAATCGAACAAATGGAGCGAAACAACGTATGGCTGAGACAGAGACAAACCGAAACCAGAAGCTGGCGTCATCCAGATCACAACCCGAGAAATCGTGTTATTTTGCGACAGATCGGCGAAATTTCCTACGTGCGGTGGGTGGTCTCACCACTCTCGGTTTGCTAGCAGGATGTATTGGTGGAATGAGCGAAAACGCAAACGCAGACGATAAAAGTGCAAGTAGCGTCGATGGCTGGCTCGCTGAGTCAGACAATTACGATTCGATCACGGACATGACGGGAGAAGCTGCTGTCACTATCGAAGTCGGTCCCGAGAGTAACGAACACGTGTTCGCCCCAGCAGCAGTCCGTATCGATCCAGAAACGACGGTCACGTGGAAGTGGATCGGCAGTGGATATCACAATGTTGTCGATAGGGATGGGCAGTTCGAAAGCGGGGAACCAGAGGAAACGGCCACGTTCGAACATGAATTCAAAACGACAGGAATGTACTTCTACTACTGCACACCGCATAAATCGGTTGGGATGAAGGGTGTGCTCATCGTCGGAAATGACAGTGACAGTACATCCAGCAATAGTACGGAAACTGGTACGGGTAGTGAATGAATCACGGACAACCCTACTCAGATGGGTTTTGCGGATTCGGAAAAATGCTTGTTCTGCCGTTTGAGCGTACTGGCTCTTGAATCGAGAAAATTTCTCGAATTACGGTTCGAGCACCGCTCGGAACCGGACCTCATTCTCCATCATCCGGTTGTACGCATCAGAGACCTCTGTCAGGTCATATACTTCCACTTCGGGCGTGATATCGCGAAGCGCGCTGAACTCCAACGCATCCTGAGAGTCACGGGCGTGTCCAGACGCCCAGCCGCGAACAGATCCACGTGTTCCAACCAATGTTGCTCCAGACACTTCGATTGGCTCGTCAGGAACCCCCACGACAACAACTTCACCGTCCATCCCCAAGCCAGGAACAATTGACGAGATAGCGGCTGCGTTCGGCGCTGTTGCGAGGATTGCTGTCGCACCACCCAACTCTGAGAGTGCGTTTGCGGCGTCTTCTGCTTCGGTATCAACGAAATGATCGGCGCCCAATTCGAACGCGTACTCTTTTTTATCAGTTCCACGTGAGATTGCAACCGTTTCGAATCCTGCCTGACATGCATACTGCACACCGAGATGACCGAGACCACCAATCCCCTGCACTGCGACGAGATCCCCCGCCCGAGCGTCTGTGTGCCGGAGGGCGTTATACGTTGTTACGCCAGCACATAGAAGGGGTGCAGCATCTACTGCATCGAGTTCACTGGGTACCCGAGCGAGTACCTCTGCGTTGATTGTAGCGTATTCAGCATACCCGCCATCGATTGTTACGCCGTGAATTTCTTCGTTTTCACACTGCTGGAACTCACCGCGCCTGCAGGCTTCACAGACAAAACAATGGCCTGCGTGCCAGCCCGCACCAACACGGTCACCTTCTGTCCACATTTCAACGTCCGATCCGACTGCATCCACCCGTCCGACAATTTCGTGGCCCGGGATTCGTGGATAGGAGAGACCGGGATAGCCACCGGTCTTCGCGTACGCATCGCTATGACAAACGCCACAGGCGTCGATCTCGACACGAACTTCTGTTGTGTCGGGGGCTGGAACTGCTAGCTCGACCAGTTCAAACGATGCACCAGGTTCAGGGACTTCTACTGCACGCATCGTATCGGACATAGCGTCTTACTCATCGAGCGCGTCATCAATAAAGATGCTTCAGCGGATATTACGTTGCGAAAGCAGGTAAACCGAATGCCTCCCATCACAAAGGAGAGAAGC
The nucleotide sequence above comes from Halocatena marina. Encoded proteins:
- a CDS encoding glycoside hydrolase family 5 protein, producing MTHDMNAERTDTLPEGDESTARDQRIVRNTSRRVFLQAVGAGAVLGAFTIGHAEAAGIPTPWLHRDRNLIRDPSGNKVILRGVNIPDVSRLNADNYYSYTAAEYIDWATNGNAPPGTDDPNGWYARVIRLPAQPVDIGGHSPGAAPPAPAFTQSQLDSYVTNHLRPAVDHCRDRGVYCIVDYHRHRGQYDENLWFTSDAIDNEVQLFWNTVAPEFANDSHVLFEVYNEPTEPYPDDVDPASDSQAALDAWNQWKQNAQPWVDTIRQHAPQNLVLIGSPRWSQWTAQAPRNEFDGDNLAYTGHVYGQDNLKPFADSFGAPSQDVPVFLTEWGYKTGRAPYLSGTTAVEGQMFLDLFDNYPIHPIPWAFDFRWVPQFFNRQTRDDWELLRNNETHGGLVKDLLYENRNNDLPTDGGSA
- a CDS encoding sensor domain-containing protein yields the protein MFPLGICYFTLLTTGFLLGLPLVSIFVGIPILVGLLVVVVALAAFERMILRTLLAVDIHPTPAEKTRGLWSRTKQLVTRLQTWTAVVYLLSEFAYGSVAFGVVGSLLATTVSFLLAPLYYESTSVVVFGPIPRTDITLQLLFGWDSLLVGLTTTFALGAWQIETLTSALLISALGFVLLLVSAKCINIVIWVWSHYARIMLTTPRY
- a CDS encoding MFS transporter; this encodes MSDTTPHKRLLVLTFGTFVMGTGNLVFTGVLGELAGDLGVSEGSAGLLVTIYAVVVIVGSPILVSLTGTVARKRLLLGTVLLYGVTNAVAAILPTFELLVFDRAIIAVGAAIFVPVAVSVAAALAPAGKKGQAIGLVVAGSAGSFVVGLPLGTLIGGYGGWRATFAFVGSIALLAFIGLWVFLPSVEATDSTVGLQALQVIRRPAVIVNIGLITTAFTSVFVGVTFIGPLLRNITGFGNTGVSLLQLLLGVGGIGGATVGGYGSDHWNTTKMLLGIFVGVILGIFPFWLLAPVAGSIGAIVGAIAALMIGASAVFALIPTQQNRLLQAAPESREVVLALTLSGQFLGIALGSAIGSVTLTVLDSYASLGLVGALIGVGGLGAVSYLYVTGDRMVMPRSSDA
- a CDS encoding PKD domain-containing protein, producing MALGLFGSSPTSGAAASFGDGVNLQPSYFCRGDQNLGWGLMNQYPDIQTVRIEIEPFSFNEISTTRDDAKRWIDEANSHGYEVIASYHHYPDNGSSNASALQTAADWWVDHYSYLSQDSPFTINMMNEWGDHSVTASQYASAYNDALSTVRSGTNYSGPIVCDAPGWGQETHRLADATSQIDDDNIICSVHVYPSGWNQEVNEALQPSHLDVVDETGYPCMVGEFGNWASSPSGADWSAIVDHAKSLGWPVIGWAWNGDGSGDPMNMSSPYWGDDCGATSYSASSYFDVVYNKLGNGGNGGDDTTAPSRPPNLSVTGTTSSSVSVSWDGSTDSGGSGLAHYAVSVDGLQDQTVSAGTTTATVDSLAAETSYEIGVSAVDGAGNASNTSTVTATTSTGDGAGDVLAEVEPSTTTATVGERITFQVADTSGDERWITALDWTFGDGTTARGWWNEHAYAAAGTYTVAVTATANDGDTTTDEVTITVS
- a CDS encoding halocyanin domain-containing protein, coding for MAETETNRNQKLASSRSQPEKSCYFATDRRNFLRAVGGLTTLGLLAGCIGGMSENANADDKSASSVDGWLAESDNYDSITDMTGEAAVTIEVGPESNEHVFAPAAVRIDPETTVTWKWIGSGYHNVVDRDGQFESGEPEETATFEHEFKTTGMYFYYCTPHKSVGMKGVLIVGNDSDSTSSNSTETGTGSE
- a CDS encoding DUF899 domain-containing protein; this encodes MNLPDVVSRDEWRVAREELLAKEKELTKARDELNTARRQLPMVEIESDYVFEGTAGEASLLDLFEGRRQLIIYHFMFDPNWDEGCSSCSSGADEVSEGLLEHLHSRDTTLAYVSRAPLTKLELFKQRKGWTFPWYSSYDSDFNYDFHVTLDESAAPIEYNYRTTSDHEKAGTSYYVEGEQPIERHGHSCFLRDGDSVFHTYSTYGRGAEMVGGSYYFLDLTALGRQEDWEKPEGRVNRKRPPDPDLST
- a CDS encoding twin-arginine translocation signal domain-containing protein, with protein sequence MTEDTHDTGSTEDRETNSATSKQRSSNRFVDVFGGASRRDFLKAGAAIGVGSLALGFGSSAMAAKVEEKCNTDYGKIDVGNGFTLMDNQWGMAGADQCIWLNDDGSYGYDFDASNAGGGINYPEVFIGTRPWGDDTGVAEFPLQRQDVDEFVMEVDADSNISGGEWDWAEEWWLMEQPPDQQTETHQYEIMLLLDWGGGHDHGGVQVPGAWTDRFGNTVDLWTVYNSGGTSAKFYIFRIQGGHDGGKIDMAEIIEYLSTNEGIRGDLWLSGIELGNEYWSGAVGQTTYNTFNVTINGSTYTSGSSDGAETPTATPTDTPTDTPTDTPGGGLVINDYDGSPAWSSNTNDLGQWCGGGSFQNGGGAVSGDALVLEYNNGGWMQEQINQDISDYTTLVLTVKGASGGEESGIQFEMGGVSTSLAAVTSDSIGTSYSDLTVDLESAGVDRSASSLSLRLNFWGAGSSTLSIQELRLE
- a CDS encoding alcohol dehydrogenase produces the protein MSDTMRAVEVPEPGASFELVELAVPAPDTTEVRVEIDACGVCHSDAYAKTGGYPGLSYPRIPGHEIVGRVDAVGSDVEMWTEGDRVGAGWHAGHCFVCEACRRGEFQQCENEEIHGVTIDGGYAEYATINAEVLARVPSELDAVDAAPLLCAGVTTYNALRHTDARAGDLVAVQGIGGLGHLGVQYACQAGFETVAISRGTDKKEYAFELGADHFVDTEAEDAANALSELGGATAILATAPNAAAISSIVPGLGMDGEVVVVGVPDEPIEVSGATLVGTRGSVRGWASGHARDSQDALEFSALRDITPEVEVYDLTEVSDAYNRMMENEVRFRAVLEP